One genomic segment of Nothobranchius furzeri strain GRZ-AD chromosome 10, NfurGRZ-RIMD1, whole genome shotgun sequence includes these proteins:
- the LOC139072090 gene encoding zinc finger CCHC domain-containing protein 12-like yields the protein MEVVKTEKVKVSNAVLISGLTDTDLDNEVFGFMEGFGPVNRRIKLPNCDQIIVEFQHEATVKELKKQCLPYDKPCTRNPDVFFHIQDLASAYSLETSTSATDAYLSELRDIAARSNQSFKDLLMEELAKIGESLGRDTHASEPVTEPEPMLHSDQVTYSLPLTPEVNYMNNSKDNCPPTETGKQNPCIPPNLLNTPEVQRVIVEHIVKSSEVIPPPTSQYRLKPFSGRVPHPSFETDYDTWRSSVVLCINDPSLTKSQIVRRIVESLSAPAASIVKALSPKSDPETYLEHLDSAYAAVKDGNELFARFLNTNQDSGEKPSDYFQRLYTLLNLVIQRNGISSSDADQQLLKQFCRGCWDSSLISNLQLEQKKDNPPHFTALLLKLRTEEDKQATKAARMKQHLGAQRTRVYSNVQTTCSQSKNTCELEIDDNCDDLRKQIAELRSQIAQLKVNNTDKKAKKTQKESKPRVGTKIPDEPKQIQQITAVVPRPKPGYCFKCGEDGHIASSCSNEPNPALVATKRLALRQKQREWEMSKPIAQSPPLNR from the coding sequence atggaagttgtgaaaacagaaaaggtcaaagtttcaaatgctgttttaatcagtgggttaactgatacagaccttgataacgaagtctttgggtttatggaaggattcggaccagttaacaggcgcattaagttaccaaactgtgatcagattattgtggagtttcaacatgaagccactgttaaggaattaaagaaacaatgtttaccctatgacaaaccttgtactaggaacccagatgttttctttcatattcaagacctagccagcgcgtacagtctagaaactagcacatctgccactgatgcctatctgtcagagctcagggacatagctgcgcgtagcaatcaatcatttaaagaccttctaatggaggaactggcaaaaattggggaatctttaggaagggatacccatgcatctgaaccagtcactgaaccagagccaatgctccatagtgaccaagttacatattccctgcctttaacaccagaagttaactatatgaacaactcaaaggacaattgtccacctacagagactggaaaacaaaacccttgcattccaccaaatcttttaaacacacctgaggttcagcgagttattgtggaacacattgttaaaagcagtgaggttatccctccgcctacttcacaatacagactaaaaccgttctcagggcgagttccacacccttcttttgaaactgactatgatacttggcgtagtagtgtagtgttatgcataaatgatccttcactcaccaagtcccaaattgtacgaagaatcgtggagagtctgtcagccccagcagcgagcatcgttaaagctcttagtccaaaatccgacccggaaacgtaccttgaacatctcgattcagcttacgcagctgtcaaaGACGgcaacgagctctttgctcgcttcttaaacacaaaccaggacagtggtgaaaaaccttccgattactttcagaggttatacaccttgttaaacctagttattcagaggaatggaatttcctccagtgacgccgaccagcagctgctcaagcagttttgcagaggctgttgggacagctcgctgatttcaaacctgcaactcgaacaaaagaaagacaacccgcctcattttacagcacttctcctcaaactgcgcactgaagaagacaaacaggctactaaagcagcacgcatgaaacaacacttaggggcacaacgaactagagtgtattcaaatgtgcaaacaacatgctctcagagtaaaaacacttgtgaactggaaatagatgataactgtgatgacttacgcaaacaaatcgctgagctcaggagccaaattgcacagcttaaggttaacaacacagataaaaaggcaaagaaaactcaaaaagagtcaaaaccccgtgtggggactaaaattccagatgagcccaaacagattcagcagataacagcagtggtgcccagaccaaagcctggatactgttttaagtgcggagaagatgggcacatagcttctagctgtagcaacgagccaaatccagcactagttgcaactaaaagacttgctcttagacagaagcagcgcgagtgggagatgtcaaagccaattgctcagtctcctcctttaaaccggtag